In Ilumatobacter fluminis, the following proteins share a genomic window:
- a CDS encoding S8 family serine peptidase: MNSTLDRPDTHPELLEFDARGGDLPRHEERRRTPRGAWAGLVAAVAMIAGGAVAMDRLDDGPATPVVASDSPGSLSALAAQLDVPAAWGNGFTGAGVNIAMVDTGVAPVDALADQVVVAVDFTDEAADATTAGIDTYGHGTHLAGIVAADDPANGISGLAPEAGIVSVKVAGRDGSVMPLDLINGIDWVVANADRYDISVLSLAFNAPTTDPATEQMLLDAVERAWDAGIVVITAAGNDGGVGLTAPASSRSSIAVASVEATEYGFEITDFSSMGDGLRNPDVAVPGKSIQSLRVPGSYADTEHPEGYVDEVRFKGTGTSQSAAAVAALSALMLEANPDLTNDQVRDALISASTPVGTPEQTGAGVPSALVAIDLVSDGVSWTGQAWSGQAWSGQAWSGQAWSGQAWSGQAWSGQAWSGQAWSGQAWSGQAWSGQAWSGQAWSGQAWSGQAWSGQAWSGQAWSGQAWSGQAWSGQAWSGQAWSGQAWSGQAWSGQAWSGQAWSGQAWS; the protein is encoded by the coding sequence ATGAATTCGACGCTCGACCGCCCCGACACTCACCCCGAACTCCTCGAGTTCGACGCCCGAGGTGGCGATCTGCCTCGGCATGAGGAGCGTCGTCGCACGCCTCGCGGTGCGTGGGCCGGTCTGGTCGCCGCCGTGGCGATGATCGCCGGCGGCGCCGTGGCGATGGATCGCCTCGACGACGGCCCGGCCACCCCGGTGGTCGCGTCCGACTCGCCGGGTTCGCTGTCGGCGCTCGCTGCGCAGCTCGACGTTCCGGCCGCCTGGGGCAACGGCTTCACGGGCGCCGGTGTCAACATCGCGATGGTCGACACCGGGGTCGCACCGGTCGACGCACTCGCCGACCAGGTCGTCGTCGCGGTCGACTTCACCGACGAGGCGGCCGACGCCACGACGGCCGGCATCGACACCTACGGTCACGGCACGCACCTCGCCGGGATCGTGGCTGCCGACGACCCGGCCAACGGCATCAGCGGTCTCGCCCCCGAGGCCGGCATCGTGTCGGTCAAGGTCGCCGGTCGTGACGGCTCGGTGATGCCGCTCGATCTGATCAACGGCATCGACTGGGTGGTCGCCAACGCCGACCGCTACGACATCAGCGTCCTGTCGCTCGCATTCAACGCACCGACGACCGATCCGGCCACCGAGCAGATGCTGCTCGACGCCGTCGAGCGGGCGTGGGACGCCGGCATCGTGGTCATCACGGCCGCCGGCAACGACGGTGGTGTCGGCCTCACGGCGCCGGCGTCGAGCCGTTCGTCGATCGCCGTTGCCTCGGTCGAGGCCACCGAGTACGGCTTCGAGATCACCGACTTCAGCTCGATGGGTGACGGCCTCCGCAACCCGGATGTCGCCGTTCCCGGCAAGAGCATCCAGAGCCTCCGTGTGCCCGGCTCGTACGCCGACACGGAGCACCCCGAGGGCTATGTCGACGAGGTGCGCTTCAAGGGCACCGGCACGTCGCAGTCGGCTGCGGCGGTCGCTGCCCTCTCGGCGCTCATGCTCGAGGCGAATCCCGACCTGACGAACGATCAGGTCCGTGACGCACTCATCTCGGCGTCGACCCCGGTCGGCACTCCTGAACAGACCGGTGCCGGCGTCCCGTCGGCCCTCGTCGCCATCGACCTCGTCAGCGACGGTGTCTCCTGGACCGGCCAGGCGTGGAGCGGTCAGGCGTGGAGCGGTCAGGCGTGGAGCGGTCAGGCGTGGAGCGGTCAGGCATGGAGCGGTCAGGCATGGAGCGGTCAGGCATGGTCGGGTCAGGCGTGGTCGGGTCAGGCGTGGTCGGGTCAGGCGTGGTCGGGTCAGGCGTGGTCGGGTCAGGCGTGGTCGGGTCAGGCGTGGTCGGGTCAGGCGTGGAGCGGTCAGGCATGGTCGGGTCAGGCGTGGTCGGGTCAGGCGTGGTCGGGTCAGGCGTGGTCGGGTCAGGCCTGGAGTGGTCAGGCATGGTCGGGTCAGGCCTGGAGCGGTCAGGCATGGTCGGGCCAGGCGTGGTCGGGTCAGGCGTGGTCGGGCCAGGCCTGGAGCTGA
- a CDS encoding putative bifunctional diguanylate cyclase/phosphodiesterase — MSEPITASVRQVAGPERDAGRLSPNTQAWMIVVGMTAIVVIGGLVMPWPSDPLRSAPAWILIPIAIAHALAERAAFDIEVGEEGHSYSLSEIPTAFAVVFLSPPLALAARLVGAIPNMYRSRRNRGVKLAFNLALFSMEMVVALLVSRFLIRWWGDSDGILLGALAIAMVVSGATVGFAVALVVSRFEGTLLAGLRVEVLSMWWYYAFNNVYATMAVALALVQPWLVLVVVPASFGIWSVLRRFGSLVQDLRDLDDVHGFAGRVGSSLDTDAIATHAVADIVELMRADGAALLRVDGSELDTHIAGRLPLRLPQSVDDDFWRLLTAFADERLVSSDDLRPLGVVTDQRLRTIAVAPILDEGRVFAVLVVAERNVQRFRFAESDLPRLRNMADQVAVSLRRGLLHKQLEYEARHDALTDLPGRTLFEWAVSSALADDSRRLAAVMMLDLDRFKEVNDTLGHHAGDALLVEFSRRISAILREGDMLARLAGDEFALLCYRDDTDGLVEAARRCVDIGGSPVVLDGLEIVVTVSVGVAVIDDDETDPMQPIRRADIAMYNAKWQRSGVELYRDEIDRRTPARLSMLGDLRAAIEGDEIDVVFQPKLELGTGRVVGAEALVRWESPTRGRVSPAEFVRVAEDTGLIKDLTDLVLKRGIAALRMFDDAGLGLRLAINLSTHDLFDTKLPARVLTQLEYNQVQPSELTLEITESSLLVDAPRTRATIDDLHDAGFRLAIDDFGTGYSSLSYLRRLPVQELKIDQSFVSGMLLDPQDEVIVRSTIDLGHNLRLSVVAEGVEDEATLHALASMGCDVAQGYWIARPLSAPELIAWVIERRRSTATGQALPSVSRPG; from the coding sequence GTGAGCGAACCCATCACCGCCTCTGTCCGGCAGGTGGCCGGACCAGAGCGTGATGCCGGTCGACTGTCACCGAACACCCAGGCATGGATGATCGTCGTCGGGATGACGGCGATCGTCGTCATCGGCGGGCTGGTGATGCCGTGGCCGTCCGATCCGCTTCGGTCCGCACCGGCATGGATCCTCATCCCGATCGCCATCGCGCACGCCCTCGCCGAACGGGCGGCGTTCGACATCGAGGTCGGTGAGGAAGGCCACTCGTACTCGCTGTCGGAGATCCCGACCGCGTTCGCCGTCGTCTTCTTGTCGCCGCCGCTCGCCCTTGCGGCCCGATTGGTCGGCGCGATCCCGAACATGTACCGCTCCCGCCGCAATCGCGGCGTCAAGCTGGCGTTCAACCTCGCCCTGTTCAGCATGGAGATGGTGGTCGCGCTGCTGGTGTCGCGCTTCCTCATCCGTTGGTGGGGCGACAGCGACGGCATCCTGCTCGGCGCTCTGGCGATCGCAATGGTCGTGAGCGGCGCGACCGTCGGTTTCGCCGTGGCCCTCGTCGTCTCCCGGTTCGAGGGCACCCTGCTCGCCGGTCTCCGCGTCGAGGTCCTGTCGATGTGGTGGTACTACGCATTCAACAACGTGTACGCCACGATGGCCGTTGCGCTCGCCCTGGTGCAGCCGTGGCTGGTGCTCGTCGTGGTGCCGGCGTCGTTCGGTATCTGGTCGGTGCTGCGGCGGTTCGGTTCGCTCGTCCAGGATCTGCGCGATCTCGACGACGTCCACGGCTTCGCCGGTCGCGTCGGGAGCTCGCTCGACACCGACGCGATCGCCACCCACGCGGTCGCCGACATCGTCGAGCTGATGCGCGCCGACGGTGCCGCCCTGTTGCGGGTCGACGGGTCCGAGCTCGACACCCACATCGCCGGACGTCTCCCGCTGCGTCTGCCCCAGTCGGTCGACGACGACTTCTGGCGGCTCCTCACGGCGTTCGCCGACGAGCGGCTGGTGTCGTCCGACGACCTCCGACCGCTCGGTGTCGTCACCGATCAACGGCTCCGGACGATCGCCGTCGCTCCCATCCTCGACGAGGGCCGCGTCTTCGCCGTGTTGGTGGTCGCCGAGCGCAACGTGCAACGGTTCCGTTTCGCCGAGTCCGATCTGCCCCGGCTGCGCAACATGGCCGACCAGGTCGCGGTCAGCCTCCGCCGTGGTCTGCTGCACAAGCAGCTCGAGTACGAGGCACGCCACGACGCGTTGACCGATCTGCCGGGCCGCACACTGTTCGAGTGGGCGGTGAGCTCGGCGCTGGCCGACGACTCCCGGCGGTTGGCCGCCGTGATGATGCTCGACCTCGACCGGTTCAAAGAGGTCAACGACACCCTCGGTCACCACGCCGGCGACGCACTGCTGGTCGAGTTCAGCAGGCGCATCTCGGCGATCCTGCGCGAGGGCGACATGTTGGCGCGCCTCGCCGGTGACGAGTTCGCCCTGCTCTGCTACCGCGACGACACCGACGGCCTCGTCGAGGCGGCGCGCCGGTGTGTCGATATCGGTGGCAGCCCGGTTGTGCTGGACGGTCTCGAGATCGTCGTGACCGTCAGCGTCGGCGTCGCCGTCATCGACGACGACGAGACCGATCCGATGCAGCCCATCCGACGGGCCGACATCGCGATGTACAACGCCAAGTGGCAGCGCAGTGGCGTCGAGCTGTATCGCGACGAGATCGATCGGCGGACGCCGGCTCGTCTGTCGATGCTCGGCGACCTTCGCGCAGCGATCGAGGGCGACGAGATCGACGTCGTCTTCCAGCCGAAGCTCGAGCTCGGCACCGGCCGAGTCGTCGGCGCCGAAGCGCTCGTGCGGTGGGAGTCACCGACCCGGGGCCGCGTGTCACCGGCCGAGTTCGTGCGCGTCGCCGAGGACACCGGCCTCATCAAGGATCTGACCGACCTCGTGCTGAAGCGCGGCATCGCCGCGCTGCGCATGTTCGACGATGCCGGGCTGGGACTGCGTCTCGCGATCAACCTGTCGACCCACGATCTGTTCGACACGAAGTTGCCGGCGCGCGTCCTCACCCAGCTCGAGTACAACCAGGTGCAGCCGTCCGAACTCACTCTCGAGATCACCGAGTCGTCGTTGCTCGTCGATGCTCCGCGTACCCGTGCCACGATCGACGACCTCCACGATGCCGGTTTCCGTCTGGCGATCGACGACTTCGGGACCGGCTATTCGTCGCTCAGCTACCTTCGGCGCCTGCCCGTGCAGGAGCTGAAGATCGATCAGAGCTTCGTGAGCGGCATGCTGCTCGACCCTCAGGACGAGGTGATCGTGCGGTCGACCATCGACCTCGGGCACAACCTGCGGTTGTCGGTCGTCGCGGAAGGCGTCGAGGACGAAGCGACACTGCACGCGCTCGCGTCGATGGGCTGCGACGTGGCGCAGGGGTACTGGATCGCCCGGCCGTTGTCGGCGCCCGAGCTGATCGCCTGGGTGATCGAGCGGCGCCGGAGCACGGCGACCGGTCAGGCGTTGCCGTCGGTCAGCCGACCGGGTTGA
- a CDS encoding D-2-hydroxyacid dehydrogenase, whose translation MGDVLLCSDEFWDAQGDEIVAIDPTIEVVRLVGDEHVTPGDLDRVTIAIFSPDLYPLRSRQFMAAVVRCPNLQWFQGAFAGTDHPVFQSLLERGVQFNTGSGATAPAIAETVIMYLLALSRDLPAMLRDQAQRHWNQRRVVELAGLNVGIVGFGAIGHEVATRAEALGMHVVGLRRTPDPTDRFETWSNDRLDELLGWADAIVVAAPLTDATRGMFGAAEFARMKPGAWFVNVGRGPIVDETALVTALTDGHLGGAGLDVFDVEPLPVESPLWELDNVIITAHCSGDSDTADVRAVDIIMENVRRRAAGEPLLNPVG comes from the coding sequence ATGGGAGACGTGCTGCTGTGTTCGGACGAATTCTGGGACGCCCAGGGCGACGAGATCGTCGCGATCGACCCCACGATCGAGGTGGTACGACTCGTCGGTGACGAGCACGTCACGCCGGGCGATCTCGACCGGGTGACGATCGCGATCTTCAGCCCCGACCTCTATCCGCTCCGGTCGCGGCAGTTCATGGCGGCGGTCGTGCGGTGCCCGAACCTGCAGTGGTTCCAGGGTGCATTCGCCGGCACCGATCACCCGGTCTTCCAATCGCTCCTCGAACGGGGCGTGCAGTTCAACACCGGTTCGGGCGCAACTGCACCTGCCATCGCCGAGACGGTGATCATGTACCTCCTCGCCCTCAGTCGCGACCTGCCTGCGATGCTGCGCGATCAGGCGCAGCGGCACTGGAACCAGCGACGTGTCGTCGAGCTCGCCGGCCTCAACGTCGGCATCGTCGGCTTCGGAGCGATCGGGCACGAGGTCGCCACCCGAGCCGAGGCGTTGGGGATGCACGTGGTCGGGCTGCGGCGCACGCCCGACCCGACCGATCGGTTCGAGACGTGGAGCAACGACCGCCTCGACGAGCTACTCGGCTGGGCCGACGCGATCGTCGTCGCCGCTCCCCTGACCGACGCGACCCGCGGCATGTTCGGCGCCGCCGAGTTCGCCCGCATGAAGCCGGGCGCGTGGTTCGTCAACGTCGGGCGCGGCCCGATCGTCGACGAAACGGCGCTCGTGACCGCGCTCACCGACGGCCATCTCGGCGGAGCGGGGCTCGACGTGTTCGACGTGGAGCCGCTCCCCGTCGAGAGCCCGCTGTGGGAACTCGACAACGTGATCATCACCGCGCACTGCTCGGGCGACAGCGACACCGCCGACGTCCGAGCAGTCGACATCATCATGGAGAACGTCCGACGTCGGGCGGCCGGCGAACCGCTGCTCAACCCGGTCGGCTGA
- a CDS encoding alpha/beta fold hydrolase, giving the protein MEAVRVGDIDVCFEVHGSGPHVLLISGTGGDLRVDANRSAHPLTDGHEVLMYDQRGLGRTSKPDEPYTMEQYADDAAGLMRELGWARAHVVGISFGGMVAQHLALRHPGLVDRLVLCCTSSGGAGGSSFDLLSLADRPRAERAELLLPVMDTRNDLSTDPPTLAPLFDRLAPFMAAPPLNADDPASELGARRQLEARADHDVYDRLGEITMPTLVAGGLHDGQAPPENVERLAAALPDATLRFFEGGHMFLLQDRSAWPAIVDFLAP; this is encoded by the coding sequence ATGGAGGCAGTTCGCGTCGGTGACATCGACGTGTGCTTCGAGGTCCATGGCTCCGGACCGCATGTGCTGCTCATCAGCGGCACCGGTGGCGACCTCCGCGTCGACGCGAACCGGTCGGCGCACCCGCTCACGGACGGCCACGAGGTCCTGATGTACGACCAGCGCGGTCTCGGCCGGACGTCGAAACCCGACGAGCCGTACACGATGGAGCAGTATGCGGACGACGCCGCCGGCCTGATGCGCGAGCTCGGATGGGCCCGGGCCCACGTGGTCGGCATCAGCTTCGGTGGCATGGTCGCCCAGCACCTGGCGCTTCGCCATCCGGGGCTCGTCGATCGGCTGGTTCTCTGTTGCACGTCGTCCGGTGGTGCCGGCGGCTCCTCGTTCGACCTGCTGTCGCTCGCCGATCGGCCGCGTGCGGAGCGGGCCGAGCTGCTCCTGCCCGTGATGGACACCCGCAACGACCTGTCGACCGATCCGCCGACGCTGGCACCCTTGTTCGACCGGCTCGCACCGTTCATGGCCGCTCCGCCGCTCAACGCCGACGACCCGGCGTCGGAGCTCGGTGCACGCCGCCAGCTCGAAGCGCGGGCTGATCACGACGTCTACGACCGGCTCGGTGAGATCACGATGCCGACGCTCGTCGCCGGCGGGCTGCACGACGGGCAGGCCCCACCCGAGAACGTGGAACGGCTCGCCGCCGCACTGCCCGATGCCACGCTCCGGTTCTTCGAAGGTGGCCACATGTTCCTGCTCCAGGACCGCAGCGCCTGGCCCGCCATCGTCGATTTCTTGGCTCCGTAG
- a CDS encoding xanthine dehydrogenase family protein molybdopterin-binding subunit, with amino-acid sequence MTTLVRADGPDKVTGSGRYTADITLTGMLHAAFRYADHPHARITRLDTTAAKAMPGVFAVLTQDDVPDARYGPFIQDRYLFANDVVRYEADVVAAVAALTPEIARDAAAAIEVDYEPLPIVHDLEAAFAPDSPLVHPDWEHYGADDYLVRDGNDASFSSIVKGDVDAGMAEADEIVTSRYVADPSHGAPIEPRAVVAQWEGDHVTIWTSTQVPYDARAGVCETLQLPTNRVRIIVPHLGGGFGGKCGFHYEAHVAALARAAKRPVKLTFTRMEEFLAPDRRREGMVIEIESGVMRDGTIVARRATLLLDNGAYSADATFFPQTAAMHVAGPYAIPNVAIDAHLLYTNHQPSGSIRAPTAPQACWAAESHTDEIAARLGIDPVELRRINGVDTGKVGPSGQTYDEIGLQQCLDIAPGLVGYGHDLPDDEAIGVAVGWWPSFPAASGAIVKIDDDGYGQIITGAQECGTGAVMTLRQLVADELGMDPERFRLVYQDTSVAPYDMGATGSQTLFNNGRAALAAAGQIAEQLRELAADRLEAAPADIVLADGSAHVAGTPDRAVSIDELAGIAAGGELLIGHGSGPKPTFPELRGSTCLGDNGMAAWVAPQFSCHAARVRLDRDTGVVRVLHVGAAHDSGTILNMQGALGQVEGGVMMGVGQALTEGTQYDDEGRQRNAGLLEYKLQTCADAPTITTEFVQIPTPNAGPKGAKGLAEAPNVATAAAISNAIAKLVGGPVRQLPMTAERVWETMHDHAASGSTSTEVAP; translated from the coding sequence ATGACGACGCTGGTGCGGGCCGATGGGCCCGACAAGGTGACGGGATCGGGGCGCTACACCGCCGACATCACGCTCACGGGCATGCTGCACGCCGCTTTTCGGTACGCCGATCATCCGCACGCACGGATCACCCGGCTCGACACGACGGCGGCGAAGGCGATGCCGGGCGTGTTCGCCGTGCTGACCCAGGACGACGTGCCTGACGCTCGCTACGGACCGTTCATCCAGGACCGCTACCTGTTCGCGAACGACGTGGTCCGGTACGAAGCCGACGTCGTCGCCGCCGTCGCCGCGCTCACACCCGAGATCGCCCGTGACGCTGCGGCGGCGATCGAGGTCGACTACGAGCCGCTCCCGATCGTCCACGACTTGGAAGCCGCGTTCGCTCCCGACAGCCCGCTCGTGCATCCCGACTGGGAGCACTACGGCGCCGACGACTACCTGGTTCGCGACGGCAACGACGCATCGTTCTCGTCGATCGTCAAAGGTGACGTCGACGCCGGTATGGCCGAAGCCGACGAGATCGTGACGAGCCGCTACGTCGCCGACCCGTCGCACGGCGCCCCGATCGAGCCCCGCGCCGTCGTCGCGCAGTGGGAAGGCGATCACGTCACGATCTGGACGTCGACCCAGGTGCCGTACGACGCCCGCGCCGGCGTGTGCGAGACCCTGCAGCTGCCGACCAACCGGGTGCGCATCATCGTGCCGCACCTCGGCGGCGGGTTCGGTGGCAAGTGCGGCTTCCACTATGAAGCGCACGTCGCGGCACTCGCGCGCGCCGCCAAGCGGCCGGTCAAGCTGACCTTCACCCGGATGGAGGAGTTCCTCGCGCCCGATCGTCGTCGGGAGGGCATGGTGATCGAGATCGAGTCGGGCGTGATGCGCGACGGGACGATCGTCGCCCGCCGAGCCACGCTCCTGCTCGACAACGGGGCGTACAGCGCCGACGCCACCTTCTTCCCACAGACCGCGGCCATGCACGTCGCCGGCCCGTACGCGATCCCGAACGTCGCGATCGACGCGCACCTGCTCTACACGAACCATCAGCCGTCCGGTTCGATCCGTGCGCCAACGGCGCCGCAGGCCTGCTGGGCCGCCGAATCGCACACCGACGAGATCGCCGCCCGACTCGGCATCGACCCGGTCGAACTCCGCAGGATCAACGGTGTCGACACCGGCAAGGTGGGCCCGAGCGGTCAGACCTACGACGAGATCGGGCTGCAGCAGTGTCTCGACATCGCACCGGGGCTCGTCGGCTACGGCCACGACCTGCCCGACGACGAGGCGATCGGCGTCGCCGTCGGCTGGTGGCCGAGCTTCCCGGCTGCATCGGGTGCGATCGTGAAGATCGACGACGACGGCTACGGCCAGATAATTACCGGTGCGCAGGAGTGCGGCACCGGGGCGGTCATGACGCTGCGACAGCTGGTCGCCGACGAGTTGGGAATGGACCCCGAACGGTTCCGGCTCGTCTACCAGGACACGTCCGTCGCCCCGTACGACATGGGCGCCACCGGCTCGCAGACGCTGTTCAACAACGGCCGCGCCGCGCTGGCGGCAGCCGGGCAGATCGCCGAGCAGCTCCGTGAGTTGGCGGCCGATCGGCTCGAGGCAGCGCCCGCCGACATCGTGCTGGCCGACGGGTCCGCACACGTCGCCGGCACCCCCGACCGGGCGGTGTCGATCGACGAGCTGGCCGGCATCGCCGCCGGCGGAGAGTTGCTGATCGGCCACGGGTCGGGTCCGAAGCCGACCTTCCCGGAGTTGCGCGGCTCCACGTGTCTCGGCGACAACGGTATGGCCGCATGGGTCGCACCCCAGTTCTCGTGCCACGCCGCTCGGGTCCGGCTCGACCGCGACACCGGCGTCGTCCGGGTCCTCCACGTCGGCGCGGCGCACGACTCGGGCACGATCCTCAACATGCAGGGCGCACTCGGTCAGGTCGAAGGTGGCGTGATGATGGGCGTCGGCCAGGCCCTCACCGAAGGCACCCAGTACGACGACGAGGGCCGCCAACGCAACGCCGGCCTGCTCGAGTACAAGCTCCAGACCTGCGCCGACGCACCGACCATCACCACCGAGTTCGTGCAGATCCCGACGCCGAACGCCGGCCCGAAGGGCGCGAAGGGGCTGGCCGAGGCGCCGAACGTCGCGACGGCGGCGGCGATCTCGAATGCGATCGCGAAGCTGGTCGGCGGTCCGGTGCGGCAACTGCCGATGACCGCCGAGCGGGTGTGGGAGACGATGCACGACCATGCCGCGTCGGGGTCGACGTCGACGGAGGTGGCGCCATGA
- a CDS encoding FAD binding domain-containing protein has translation MTFTIAATVDEALAALAAGARPVAGGSDLVVGARHGKSPLPTDLVAIDRIDGLRTIEQTDAGLRVGALVSHATLMTDAAVVGGYTGLADAAALVGSPATRHVGTLGGNVMNASPAMDTGAPLLVLEATAELRSVDGTREVPVGELWTGPGRTVATADELCTALVIPTRPDRSGSAYVRLEYRRAMEIAVVGAAASVVLDDDGSIGSLVVALSAVAPTIVSVDVSSLTGRVVDDALLSEVADLASERATPISDLRASDRYRRHTVGVMARRAVEAAARRARGEHITVPVNRAFGIGATA, from the coding sequence ATGACGTTCACGATCGCCGCCACGGTCGACGAGGCGCTCGCTGCACTGGCGGCCGGCGCCCGTCCGGTCGCCGGCGGTTCCGACCTCGTGGTCGGAGCCCGACACGGCAAGTCGCCGCTGCCGACCGACCTGGTCGCCATCGACCGGATCGACGGCCTCCGAACGATCGAACAGACCGACGCCGGGCTGCGAGTGGGCGCACTCGTCTCCCACGCCACGCTCATGACCGACGCCGCCGTCGTCGGTGGGTACACCGGCCTGGCCGACGCCGCGGCTCTGGTCGGCTCGCCGGCCACACGCCACGTCGGCACGCTCGGCGGCAACGTGATGAACGCGTCGCCCGCCATGGACACCGGTGCTCCGCTGCTGGTGCTCGAGGCGACGGCCGAACTGCGGTCGGTCGACGGTACCCGCGAGGTGCCCGTCGGTGAGCTCTGGACCGGACCCGGACGCACCGTGGCGACCGCCGACGAGCTGTGCACCGCACTCGTGATTCCGACACGGCCCGACCGGTCGGGGAGTGCCTACGTGCGGCTCGAGTACCGCCGTGCGATGGAGATCGCCGTCGTCGGTGCAGCGGCGTCGGTCGTGCTCGACGACGACGGGTCGATCGGCTCGCTCGTCGTCGCCCTGTCCGCCGTCGCGCCGACGATCGTGTCGGTCGACGTGTCGTCGCTCACGGGGCGAGTCGTCGACGATGCGCTGCTGTCGGAGGTCGCCGACCTCGCCTCCGAACGGGCGACCCCGATCAGCGACCTGCGTGCGAGCGACCGATACCGCCGCCACACCGTCGGTGTGATGGCCCGCCGTGCGGTCGAGGCCGCCGCTCGACGCGCCCGAGGCGAACACATCACCGTCCCCGTCAATCGCGCTTTCGGAATCGGAGCCACCGCATGA
- a CDS encoding (2Fe-2S)-binding protein, whose translation MSEQYVLTVNGVDYPVAADVSRNLLSVIRNEVGLTGTKEGCDDCECGACMVLLDGQPVNSCSYLAVQAQGRAVTTVEGLADGDELADLQRNLLEVGGVQCGFCTPGMLMSATALLADNPEPSHDDIRIGLSGNLCRCTGYARIIEAVQVTARSRS comes from the coding sequence ATGAGCGAGCAATACGTCCTCACCGTCAACGGCGTCGACTACCCGGTCGCCGCCGACGTCTCGCGCAACCTCTTGAGCGTGATCCGCAACGAGGTCGGTCTCACCGGCACCAAGGAGGGGTGCGACGACTGTGAGTGTGGCGCCTGCATGGTGTTGCTCGACGGTCAGCCCGTCAACTCGTGCTCGTACCTGGCGGTCCAGGCGCAAGGACGCGCCGTCACGACGGTGGAAGGTTTGGCCGACGGCGACGAGCTGGCCGACCTGCAGCGCAACCTGCTCGAGGTGGGCGGGGTCCAGTGCGGCTTCTGCACGCCCGGCATGCTCATGTCGGCAACGGCGTTGCTGGCCGACAACCCCGAGCCGTCGCACGACGACATCCGCATCGGCCTGTCCGGCAACCTTTGCCGCTGCACCGGCTACGCCCGCATCATCGAAGCCGTCCAGGTCACCGCCCGCTCCCGTTCGTAA
- a CDS encoding GNAT family N-acetyltransferase, with translation MTIVFRATQPDELRRAAVVVTTALMGSPPSDDDWNERGQASWEEMPSYTAWDDDRCVGHVGHFLVETVVPGGTRLGTGAVSRVGVLPTYRRRGIAKGLMHELVADADRRGLPLMSLRASEATIYERFGFGLAGEFCGIELIPRQAAPIRGAATDGSMRLLRPDEIVDVLPDLYDRVAFGRPGVITRPASWYRRLFKDAIEGSKASFVAVHTNADGIDDGYIHYENEWDDGHADGPTGKGEVYDAYGATPATELALWQYLCDVDLVTRWKATERPIDDLVRTACHDTRAYRVRSVDDEQWLRLVDVDIALAARTYSPADGEVAIRVTDPLLPRNDGTFVVSAGGVRRDDTAEADIVTDIVGLSAAYLGGTSWFAVTATGRASTGDPASVALADTLFRTTPGPFCGTFF, from the coding sequence ATGACCATCGTCTTCCGGGCGACGCAGCCCGACGAACTGCGGCGTGCCGCCGTCGTCGTCACCACCGCGCTGATGGGGTCACCGCCGAGCGACGACGACTGGAACGAGCGCGGCCAGGCCTCATGGGAGGAGATGCCCTCGTACACGGCATGGGACGACGACCGCTGCGTCGGCCACGTCGGCCACTTCCTCGTCGAGACCGTGGTGCCGGGTGGCACCCGGCTGGGTACCGGGGCCGTCTCCCGCGTCGGGGTGCTCCCGACTTACCGACGTCGCGGCATTGCCAAGGGGTTGATGCACGAGCTGGTCGCCGACGCCGATCGTCGCGGTCTCCCGCTGATGAGCCTGCGTGCCAGCGAGGCGACGATCTACGAGCGGTTCGGATTCGGGCTCGCCGGCGAGTTCTGTGGGATCGAACTGATCCCGAGGCAGGCGGCGCCCATTCGCGGCGCTGCCACCGACGGCTCGATGCGTTTGCTCCGGCCGGACGAGATCGTCGACGTGCTCCCCGACCTGTACGACCGCGTCGCCTTCGGACGTCCGGGGGTGATCACCCGTCCGGCGAGCTGGTACCGGCGGCTGTTCAAGGACGCGATCGAAGGCAGCAAGGCGTCGTTCGTGGCGGTGCACACGAATGCCGACGGGATCGACGACGGGTACATCCACTACGAGAACGAGTGGGACGACGGTCACGCAGACGGCCCGACCGGCAAGGGCGAGGTCTACGACGCATACGGCGCCACGCCCGCGACCGAACTCGCACTCTGGCAGTACCTGTGCGACGTCGACCTCGTCACCCGGTGGAAGGCGACCGAGCGCCCGATCGACGACCTCGTGCGGACGGCGTGCCACGACACTCGTGCGTACCGGGTCCGCAGCGTCGACGACGAGCAGTGGCTGCGATTGGTCGACGTCGACATCGCACTGGCGGCCCGCACCTACTCCCCCGCCGACGGCGAGGTCGCGATCCGGGTCACCGACCCGCTCTTGCCTCGCAACGACGGCACGTTCGTGGTCTCGGCCGGCGGCGTGCGGCGCGACGATACGGCCGAGGCCGACATCGTGACCGACATCGTCGGTCTGTCGGCCGCGTACCTCGGCGGTACCAGCTGGTTCGCGGTCACGGCGACCGGTCGGGCGTCGACGGGCGACCCGGCGTCGGTCGCCCTCGCCGACACCCTGTTCCGCACCACCCCCGGCCCGTTCTGCGGCACCTTCTTCTGA